The genomic interval GAAAAAGAAAATTTGAAAAAAGAACTTTTTTCTTTTTCTTATGAAAAAATATACAAAGTATATAAAAGTTACTTGGATAAAAAAACGAGATCTTTTCAGGAAAAAGAAATATTAAATCAATTCAAGAAAAATTTTTCAACAAATGAAATAGAAAAAAATGAGATTTATATTCTTCAATGTTATGAGGAAATTAAAAAAGAAATAATTAGACATATGATTTTAGAAGAAGGGGTTCGATTAGATGGAAGAACCAATCAACAAATACGCCCAATATGTAGTATTGTAGACTATCTACCTGGAATACATGGATCCGCATTGTTTTCAAGAGGAGATACTCAGTCTTTAACTACAGTAACATTAGGATCATCTTTAGATGCCAATAGAATTGATAATGTTATTATGGAAAACCAAGAAAAATTTTATCTACATTATAATTTTCCTCCTTTTTCTACAGGAGATATACGAGTCATTAGAGGTGTGACTAGAAGAGAAATAGGTCATGGAAATTTAGCACAAAGAGCTCTAAGAAATGTTCTTTCCAATAATCCATATACAATTCGTGTAGTTTCTGATATATTAGAATCTAATGGTTCTTCTTCTATGGCTACAGTTTGTGCAGCAAGTTTAGCATTGATGGATGCAGGAATACCTATTGAAAATCCTGTTTCTGGAATTTCTATGGGATTGTTCACAGATAAAAAAAAAGAAAAGACAGTTATAATCTCTGATATTACTGGAGATGAAGATAGTTTTGGAGAACTTGATTTTAAAATAACGGGAACAAAGAATGGAATTACAGCATGTCAAATGGATGTAAAAACAAAAGGATTAACATATGATCTTTTAAATAAAATTTTAATGCAAGCTTTTAAAGGTCGTATCTTCATATTAAAAAATATGTTGAATACTTTACCAAAGTATAGAAAAAAATTGAAACCTAATGCTCCAAAAATATATACTTTAAATATCCCAAAAGATTTGATAGGTTCCGTTATAGGCCCGGGAGGAAAAATTATTCAAGAAATACAATCTCATACAGAGACAAATATTTTAATTAAAGAAAAAGAAGGAATGGGGTATATTGAAATTATAGGAAAAGATTATAAAAAAATGGAAAAAGCTATTAATAGAATTAAAGAAATTACTTTTGTTCCTGAAATTGGGAAGGTTTACAAAGCAAAAGTAAAATCTATAAAAGATTTTGGAGCTTTTGTTGAAATTTCTAAAGGAATAGAAGGATTATTACATATTTCTGAAATAGGATGGAAAAAATTAAACAATATAGAAGAAGAATTGAAAATAGGAGATATTATTGATGTAAAATTCATGGGAATTAACGATAAAAACAAAAAAATGAAACTTTCTAGAAAAGTCCTCTTCCCTCGTCCTACGAAAAAATAATTTTTTAATTATGAGACAACTAAAAATTACTAAACAAGTAACCAATCGTGAATCTGAATCTTTAGATAAATATCTTCATGAAATAGGAAAAATTCCATTATTAACACCAGAAGAAGAAGTAGAATATGCTCGTAAAGCAAGAAAAGGAGATCCATATGCTATAGAAAAGCTTGTTAATGCTAATTTACGTTTTGTTGTTTCTGTAGCTAAACAATATCAAAATCAAGGATTAAGTTTATGCGATTTAATAAATGAAGGAAATTTAGGGTTGATAAAGGGGATACTTCGTTTTGATGAAACAAGAGGCTTCAAATGTATTTCTTATGTTGTTTGGTGGATAAGACAAGCAATTCTACAAGCAATTGCAGAACAATCAAGATCTATTCGTCAACCCACAAATAAATTAGCTTTATTAAATAAAATACTTAAAACTCTTTCTCAATTAGAACAAGAGTTACAAAGAACCCCTTCTGTAAGAGAAATCGCAGAACATTTAAATATGAATGAAAAAGATGTAGAAGAATCTATCAAAAATTCAGGTAGACATGTTTCAATGGACGCCCCTTTAATAGAAGGGGAAGATTCCTCTAATCTATATGATTTAGTACGATCTGATGAATCACCTAGACCGGATGAACATTTAGAAAAAGAATCTCTTAGAAAAGATATAAAGAGAATTTTAGAAACTTTAAGTGAAAGAGAACGTCGTGTTATCATTTTACATTTTGGTTTGAATGGATCCCCCCCAATGACATTAGAAGAAGTAGGACAATCTTGTGATTTAACAAGAGAAAGAGTGAGACAAATTGAAAGCATAGCTTTAAAAAGATTAAAACATTCTTCCAGAAGTAAAATACTAAAACCTTATTTAGGATAAATAAAAAATATAAAAAAGAAGACCCCGATGGGATTCGAACCCATAAACCTTCTGATCCGTAGTCAGATGCTCTATCCAATTAAGCTACGGGGTCATGTAAATACGAATACTATTTTAATTCTTTTTTTAAGATAAAAGGATTTTTACAAATTTTTCTATTCTTAGTGAAGAATTTCCAACCAGCCCCCCATCTATATCTTCTTGAGAAAAAAGATTTCTAGCATTAGTCTCGCTAATACTTCCTCCATATAAAATAGAAATTCTTTTAGATATTTTTTTTCCATACTTTTCCATAAATAAGGAACGAATATACTGATGCATTTTCTGAGCTTGTTCAGGAGTAGCAGTTTTTCCTGTTCCAATTGCCCATATCGGTTCGTATGCTATAATAAAAAAGTTCATTTTTTCTGAAGGAAATTGAAAAATAGTTTTTTCTAACTGATTTTTTATAACAGAAAAATGTTTTTTTTTTTCTCTTTCAAAAAACGTTTCTCCAATACAGAAAATAATGGAAAAACCATATTTTAATGAAATATGAATTTTTTTCAGTAGAATCTCATTTGTTTCAAAAAAATACTTTTTACGCTCACTATGTCCTAATATAACTTGTTGTACCCCTATAGATCTTAACATAGAAACAGACACTTCACCTGTATAAGATCCATTTTCTATTTGATGAACATTTTGAGCGGAAATACTTAAACAAGTCCCTTGTAAAATCTGATTTGAAATTTGTAAAAAAGGAAAAGATGGTGCTATAATTACTTTTTTTTTGTGATTTATTTTTCTTTCAAGAATAATTTTTAATAAGTTTCTAAGAAAAGAAGTAGTTTCATAGAAATCATGATTCATCTTCCAATTTGCAATTACAATTTTTTTTTTCATTGTTCGTATAGATAGAAAAATTATTAGTTTTTTCTTCTAGTTTTTCCATATATTTAATTAATAAAAATGTTATCATTTTTAACATTTCAAAATAGAATTTTTCATTAAAATATGAAAAATATTTTTTTTTCTTAATATGAAAAATATTTCTTACAATTTTATCTATTGAAATATTTTCATATGTAGAATTAGAATTATAACTATAACTTTTGATCTTATTTAATTCTTTAGTATAAATATTTAAAATTTTAAAATGTTTAATTTTTTTTTCTAAATCATGAGAATAATTTAATTTTATTAATGTTATTATAATATAATTTATGATATCTATGTATGTATCTATAATGTTTTCTTCTTTTACTTTTTGATTTTGATTACCTATTTTTTGTATATTTTGTATACGTAAAATTTTTATAAAAATTTGATCCATCATAGATGTATTTTTTAGCTTTTTCCATGAAATATCATAATCTTTTAATTTTTCTTTAAACAATTTTTTACATTTTTTAATGATAAAATCAATGAAAATATGATTCATATCCATATCATTGAATTTGATTATTCAATCAATTACAAAAATAGTTTTTTTTTAAAATGACGATTAATTGTGCAGGATCTTTACTATGTTTCAAGGAACCAAAAATTATGGGGATAGTAAATGTTACACCTGATTCCTTTTATGATGGAGGACAATTGAATTCAGAATACAAAATTTTACAACATGTAGAATCTCTATTAAATGAAGGATCTGATTTCATAGATATTGGAGGTTGTTCGACTCGTCCATATGCTACTAAATTCCCAACAGAAGAAGAAGAACTAAAAAGAGTAATCAACCCCATTCGTATTATATTAAAAACATTTCCAAAAACTAAAATATCTATAGATACTTTTCGTAGTAAAGTTGCTGAAATAGCAGTAAAAGAAGGAGCAGTAATGATAAATGATATATCTGGAGGAATACTAGATAAAAAAATGTTTCTTTTGTTATCCAAACTTAAGATTCCATATATATTAACTTATTTGAGTTTAAAGAAAAATGAAAGAAATACAAAAAATATAATTATAGATACTAATAATTTCTTTTCTAAGAAAATTTACTATTTGAAACAATATGGTATAAATGATATAATTTTAGATCCTGGATTTGGTTTTGGAAAAACATTAGAACAAAATTTTCAATTATTAAAACATTTATCTTTGATGGGATTTGAAGATCATTTAATTTTAATAGGTATTTCTAGAAAATCTATGATTCAAAATATTCTAAATATTTCTTCTGAAAAATCATTAAATGCGACTTCTGTTATTCATACTTTATCTCTGTTGAAAGGAGTTAAATTTATCCGTGTACATGACGTGAAAGAAGCTATGGAATGTATCAAATTAGTACAATTTTATAAAAAAATAAAAATAGAAAAAAAGTTTAAAGTAAGTAGATAATAAGTATTGTGACTTTAGTAGTTTTTTTGTATTAAGTTAAGTCAGTTTAGTAAGTAAATAATACTACATCATACTTCTTAATTTATTATTTTTGTGTATACATTTTTTTTATTGAGAATTTCCTTCATTAATATTTTAGATATTTTTCTAGTATCCATTATTTTCTTTCAAGTGTATAAACTCATTTATAGTACAGCTGCTTTAAATATTTTTTACGGAATCATTGTTACTTTTGTTTTTTGGAAAATAGTAGAAATGTATGATATGAAACTTCTTAGCATAGTTATAAGTGCTTTTTTCAAAGGAGGTTTCTTAGCTTTAATTATACTATTTCAACCAGAAATTAGAAAATTTCTTCTTATAGTTGGAAGCAGAATTTTTTTGAAAAAATTTGTTCTTTCTCTATTTGGAAAATCAGGTGGGGGGACCTCTTCAGTAAAAACGGAAACTATAGATAGTATTGTAAAAGCTTGTGCTATCTTATCAGGTGATAAAACAGGAGTATTGATAGTGATTCAATTACATCAAGATATAAAAGAGTTTATACAAAATGGAGATGAAATGGATGCGAAAGTAAATATTCCTATTTTAGAAAGTATTTTTTATAAAAATAGTCCACTCCATGATGGAGCTGTCGTCGTTATAGGAAATAAAATAGTGAGAACGAGAGCTATACTTCCAGTCTCTTATAATAAAGAAATTCCATCTCGGTTAGGTCTTCGTCATAGAGCGGCTATTGGATTATCTGAAAAAACTGATGCAATCTGTCTCGTAATTTCTGAAGAAACTGGTTATATTTCTTACATCAAAGAGAAAAATAGAATAGTTATTACCAATATTCATAATTTAAAAACGAAACTTGAAGAAGATCTGTTTTTGAATAAAAAAAAATTCAAAAATAAAATTATTGATGAACATCAGAAACTTATATAAGTTTTATTCCATTTCTTCTGGAATAGAAACAAATAGTAAAAAAATAAAAAAAAATTCTATTTTTTTTGCTCTAAAAGGAAAAAATTTTGATGGAAATCAATTTGCTCACGAAGCAATTTCAAATGGAGCAATGATGTCTATAGTGGATAATCCAATTTATTCTTTTTCTCGTTATAAAAACATTTTTTTTGTAAAAAACACTCTGTATTTTCTACAAAAATTAGCGAAATATCATAGATTACAAATAAAAAATATCCCTATAATCGCGATTACGGGGAGTAATGGAAAAACGACTACTAAAGAATTAATAAGCGCAGTTCTCTCTAAAAAATATAATTTTGTTCATTCTACTAAAGATAATTTAAACAATCATATAGGGATTCCGTTAACTATTCTATCAATGTCTAAGAAAACACAAATTTCTGTCATAGAAATAGGTGCAAATCATGAAAAAGAAATAAAAAAAATGTGTTCCATAATTAATCCAGATTATGGATATATAACTAATTTTGGAAAAGCTCATTTAGAAGGATTTAAGAACATGAAAGGAGTGATTTCTGGAAAATTAGAATTGTATGATTTTTTAAAAAAAAAAAGAAAAAAGTTTTTGTGAATGGAGATGATTCCATTCAATTAACTAATAGTTTAGGAATTAATAGATATATTTTTTCTGAAAAAAAAAATTCAGATGTCAAAATTAAATATTCATGGAATCAAAGAGATCTGATCTCTGTTTTATATGTAAAAAACATACAAATAATTTCTAAATTAATAGGAAACTATAATTTATACAACATCGCTGCTGCCATAACTATTGGAAATTACTTTCAGGTTCCTTTGAAAAAAATTAAAAAAGCTATAGAAGAATATGTTCCAAATAGTTACAGATCTCAAATTGTAGAAATAAAAAAAATAAAAATTATTATGGATTGTTACAATGCAAATCCCACCAGTATGAAAAAATCTATTTCCTATTTTAATCAAATTAAAGGAAATAAAATGGCTATACTAGGAGATATGTTGGAATTAGGTTTTTCTTCTTTTAAAGAGCATAAAAAAATTGTTATTGAGTTAGAAAATAGTAACATAAATACAGTATTTTTAATTGGAAAAATATTTTTTTCCATAACTATCAAAAACAGTGAAAAAATAAAAAAATTTATTAACAAAAACATTTTCAAAAAATGGATTCAAGATTATTATTCTTCTTCTATTTCTAATTCAACAACTCATAAAATAGATTTAATTCTCATTAAAGGATCTAGAAAAAATTCATTAGAAACTCTAATTGACTTAATCTGAAGTAATTTTTTTCTTTTGTTGTAGATTTCTATTTGAAAGATTAAATTTGTATATGCAAAAAATTCATAAAAATTAAATTTTTCTTTGATGAAAGAAATTACCACCGTAACCTATCTAAAGTGGTTTAAAGATATGTCTTTTTGGAGAAAATTTGAGGATAAATGTCGTGTCCTATATTTAAAGCAAAAAATAAGAGGATTTTTACATTTATATAACGGACAAGAGGCAATTCCTGCAGGATTAACTCATGCAATGGATTTGTCTAAAGATAAAATTATAACTGCTTATAGATGTCATATTTTACCCATTTCTATGGGAGTAGATCCAAAAGAAGTAATGTCAGAACTACTAGGAAAGGATACAGGGACCTCTCATGGTATGGGAGGGTCTATGCATATATTTAGTAAAAAATATCGTTTTTACGGAGGACATGGGATAGTAGGTGCTCAAATTCCATTAGGTGCTGGAATCGCTTTTGCAGATAAGTATTTTAATAGAGATTCTGTGACCATAACAATTATGGGAGATGGAGCCGTAAGACAAGGATCTTTACATGAAACTTTCAATATGTCTATGATATGGAAACTTCCTGTTGTCTTCATATGTGAAAATAATCAATATGCTATGGGGACATCTGTAAAAAGAAGTACTAATATAGAAGAAATTTATAAAATAGGGGGGGCCTACGGAATGCCTTCTTATCCTGTAGATGGAATGGATCCTGAAAAAGTAGCAAAAAAAGTTTTTCCTGCTATTGAAAGAGCTAGAAGAGGTGATGGGCCAACATTTTTAGAAATAAAAACTTACAGATATAGAGGCCATTCTATGTCTGATTCCGAATCATATAGGAGTAAAAAAGAAATTCATTTTTATAAAAAAAAAGATCCTATTTTGAAATTAAAAAATATTATTATCCAAAATAAATGGGAAACTATAGAAAATTTAAATTCCATAGAGTATGAAATAAAAAAAGAAGTAGAAACCTGTGTTGAATTTGCAGAAAAATCAGATCCTCCTTCTTTAGAAAAAATGTATAATGTCGTTTACAACGAAACCAATTATCCTTTTTTAGATAATGATCCCATGAGTAATAAAATAATTTAAAAAAAATAATATTTAAGAATGGCAGAAATAATATCTATGCCCCAGTTGAGTGATACAATGAAAGAGGGGACTATTATCAAATGGAATAAAAAAGTAGGAGATAAAGTTTCAGAAGGAGATATTCTTGCTGAAATAGAAACTGATAAAGCGACCCAGGATTTTGAAATTGATGTTAGCGGAATTCTACTTTTTATTGGTGTAAAAAAAGGGGGGACAACACGTGTAAATGAGCCCCTAGCCATTATTGGAGAAGAAGGAGAAGATATAAGTTTTCTTTTATCTAAGTTAAAAAAAAACAAAACAGAAAAAAAAATTATTGAAAAGAATAATAAAAAAGAAGAAAAAAGAATATTTATCTCTCCTTTAGCAAAAAAAATGGCAAAAAAAATAGGTATTCCTATCAAAAAAATAAAAAAAGGAATCTGTGAAAAAGGTCGTATCACTAAAAAAGATATTGAAATATACCAAAAAACATTTGATATAAATGTGAATAATGAGGATCTCAGTTTTTTAAATAAAAACAACAACAATAACAATAATAATAGTAGTAATCAGGAATCGACACATTATCCTCATTCTTCTATGAGAAAAAGAATTGCGACACATTTAACAAATTCTAAATTTACAGCTCCTCATTATTATTTAATGATTGAAATTAATGTGGGAAAAATGATACAATTAAGAAAAAATTTGAATGAAAAACTCACTCTAGAAGAAAAAATATCTTTTAACGATATTATTATTAAAGCAGTTTCTCACTCTTTGAGAAATCATCCTAATATCAATGCTTCATGGAAAGAAAAAGAAATTCTATGTTATTCTCATATTAATATTGGAGTAGCAGTATCTGTAAAAGATGGATTAATTGTCCCCGTAATTCGAAATACTGATCAAAAATCGTTACTTCAAATTTCCAAAGAGATAAAAGATAAAGTATTACGTTCTAAATCTAAAAAAATACAACCAGAAGAAATAGAAAATAGTACGTTTACAGTTTCTAATCTAGGCATGTATGGAATTGAATTTTTTACTTCTATAATTAATATCCCTAATTCATCTATTCTTTCTGTAGGAGCTATTATAGAAAAACCAATAGTTAAAGATTCAAAGATTGAAATCGGCCATGTTATGAAAGTGACTTTATCTTGCGATCATAGAATTATAGATGGAACAACAGGAAGTAGTTTTCTTAATTCTTTGAAAAAGCTATTGGAAGATCCTATTACTATATTAGTTTGATATTATTCTGTTTTTTTTTGAAAAATATAGGACATAAAAATTGGAAATAAAAATATCATAACAGTAAGAAACGGAAAAAACCTTTCAAAAATAAAAAAATATTTTTTATAGAAAAAAGAAAAAATAAGTTTAATTCCAAGAAGAAAAATTACAGAAAAAGCTGAATCTTTCAAAAAAGGTTTTTTTTCTATTAATTTTACAAATATTTTAGTTACCCATCTCATAGATAAAATACCTGTAAAAACACCTAAAAAAATCAAAATTAAATTTTCAGATAAAGCAACGGCTGCAAGAATATTGTCAATAGAAAAAGCTAAATCCATTATTTCTATAAAAAAAATACTTTTCCAAAAAGAACTCGTTATTGGAAGGATATTTTTTCTATCATTTTTTTTATAAAATTTCTGGTAAAAAAAATACTTTACTCCAATATAAATTAAATAAATTCCTCCTAAAGGTTTTAACCACCATATTCTAATCAATTTAGATGTAAAAAATAAACATAATCCTCTAAAAAAATAAGCTCCAAAAAGACCATATCTTAGAGCTTTTTTTCTATCTTCTACTTTTAGATCCAAAATCATAGATGATAATACTGCCGCATTATCTATTGATAAAATACTTTCTATCAAAAAAATATTTCCCACAATAGAAATAGAAACTATAATAGGATGATTCATGATATCCAAGATAGAATTCTCAATCCAATCATTATTCATCAAAAAATTTTGTAAAATCATTAAATTTCTGTATCCATCTTGTTTTTTAATACTTAATAAGTAATTTATTTGTAACGCATTTTTTCATTTGCCCCGCATCTAAATATTTAATATTTTCGCATAATGCGTTACACAGACGATTTTCCTTTTTGAACATTAAAGATAGAATTTACTAAACTTTTTTTTTTCAGGATGAATCATTTGAAAAAAAAATCCATACATGAAAAATACAAAAAGTAGCTAGTGTATTTATTCATATGGATGGATGATAAAATCATTAAAATATTTTCTAATAAAGTAAAAAAAAATTAGAACATTAAAAAATGTTGTTTTACTTTCTTTTTTTTTATCATAATATCAAGTAAAATACTGAAAAAATGATTCATAGATAATTATAGAGATAACAAAAAATAAAGTCTTTTGTTATTTATATTTAGTTATTAAATTTAATATTATAAAATTAAAAAATTCTAATAACAATAAAATAATTTTCTTTTTATTTTCATTTTAATATACAATGCAAATTACATAATCGATAGAATGCGTGTAAGAAATTTTTTCACAGTTTTTATAATGATTTTATTAACTATAATTTGTTTATATTATATTCTATCTGGAACTGTATTTTTTTCAGAAGAAAAAGAAAAAAACACTTCAATCCTTTCTAATTCTCCTTCTCCTAATAAGAAAAACAAAACGCTAAATCTAGGATTAGATTTAAAAGGAGGAATTAGCATGACTTTAGAAATATCTGAAAAAGACCTGTTAAAAAAAATTTCTAAAAATTATCAAAATCCTATTTTTTTAAAAGCATTAGAACGGACTGATAAAGAAAAGGAAAAATATCCGAATATAGATTATTTATCTAATTTTATAGATTTCTTTTATAAGGAAAAAAAAAAGAAAAAATCAAATATTGATTTATCAGAATTATTTGAAAATAGATTTCACATCCACAACAACATAGAAAAATTCTCTTCAGAAGACGACTATAATAGTCATCGTCGTTCAAAAAAAGAAATAGAAAAGGAGATCAGAAAAAAAATAGAAGATTCTATTTTTACTACTTATAATATTCTTAGATCAAGAATTGCAAAATTTGGAGTAACTCAACCCAAGATACAACGTATCAAAAATTCAAATAAAATTTTGATAGAATTATCTGGGATAAAAGATATAGATAGAATAAAAAATATTTTACAAAAAAAAGCTGAATTAAACTTCTTTGAAGTATGCCAATTACAAGAAATTGATTCATACTATGAAATCATAAATAAAATTTTTTCTCAAAAAAAAAAAAATATTTTACAAAAAAAAATAAAGAAATCAAATATAAAAATCAATCTTTTATAAAACTATTAAATGTTTCTAATCTTGAAAAAAACAATATAGTTGTAGGATTCGTTAATCAAAAATATACGAATATAATTACAAAATTTTTGAATTCTATTGAAGCTGTAGAATCACTTCCTTATCAATTAAAGAACATAAAATTTTTATGGGGATATCAAACTGCCCAATATAATAAAGAAAACTTTTTGAAGTTATTCGCTGTAAAAATTAATCCTGAAAATCTTTTAAAAGGAGACGATATTCTGAATGCAGATAAATATTTAGGGCAATTTAACGAATTGTTTATTCAGATAAAAATGAATAGAGAAGGAACTAGAAATTGGAAAATATTTACTGAAAAAAAAATTGGAAAAAACATTGCTATAGTTCTTGATGATTTAGTTTATACAGCTCCTGTAATAAAATCAGTCATTACAAATGGAATGTTCCAAATATCGGGACCTTTTTTATCAATTCAAGAATCAGATGATTTAGTGAATATATTAAATGCAGGAAAATTCCCTACTTCCGTTAAAATTATTCAATCTGAAATAGTAGGAGCTTCTTTAGGAAAAGAATCTATTCAAAAAGGAATAATATCTTTTTTTCTTGCAATATTTTTTGTATTTATTTGGATGATTTTCTATTACTTAATTCCGGGATTATATTCCAATATAGCATTGATATTTAATTTAATATTTATGTTTGGAATTTTAATTTCTATCAATGCAGTATTAACTCTTCCTGGAATTGCTGGAATTATATTGACATTAGCAATGTCTATGGACGCTTATGTTCTTATTTATGAAAAAATTAAAGAAGATCTAAATTACGGATTATCTATTCATAAAGCGATCTATAATAGTTATACTTTTAAAAAAGGAGCTTTATCATCTATTATAGATAGCCAAATAACTACTTTATTATGTGGAATCATTTTATTTTATTTTGGAATAGGGCCTGTTAAAGGATTTTCTACTACTTTAATTATTGGAATTTTGACATCAGTGTTTTCTTCTACATGTCTTGGAAGATTTTTTTTAGAATGGCATTTAAAGAAATACAAAAACATTTTTTTTCAGAGTAAGAAAATTATAAATGGACAATGGGATTTTTTATCCAAAAGAAAATTAGCTTATAGTATTTCTTTTTTTTGTATTATAGTTAGCGTCATTTCGCTTTCTTATAAAGGATTAAATCTTGGAATAGATTTCGTAGGAGGACGGACATACATAATCCGTTTTGACAAAAAGGTTCTACCAGAAAAAATTGCTATGGTTTTGTCAAAAGTATTTGTAGAAAATGGAAAACCTTCATTTCCGAAAGTATTTACTTTCGGAAATGAAAATCAAATAAAAATAGTAACTAAATATAAAATATGGGATGAAAGTAATCAAGTAGATCAAGAGATTTTAGAAAAAATGTTTTTCGCATTAAAATCATATTTTATTCCTATGGAATTTAATTCCTTTAAATCTCTAGAAAAGGAAAAACATTTAGGCATTTTATCCTATGAAAAAATAGACCCTTTTATAGCTAAAGATATTACTATAAATGCTTTTATTTCAATAATAATATCTTTATTAGTGATATTTATTTATATTTTCATTAGATTTAAAAAATGGCAATTTGGATTGGGGGCAGTCATTTCTCTATTACATGATTTGATCATTGTTATTGGAATATACTCTATTTTTTATGAAAAAATTCCTTTTTTAGAAATAGATCAATCATTTATAGCCGCTTTACTGACTATAATAGGGTATTCTATTAATGATACAGTAGTAGTTTATGATAAGATTCGAAAATTTTATAAATCAGGTCTCTCCATGAGAAAAATTATAAATAATGGAATTTATAACACCTTAAACAGAACCATAAATACTTCATTTATAACTATACTAGTTATAGCTACTATTTTTTTATTTGGAGAAATTACTATTCGAAGTTTTATGCTATCTTTATTACTTGGAATAAGTATTGGGACTTATTCTTCTATATTTATAGCATCATCTATAGTATATGATTTTTCAAATCAAAAAAATCAAGAATAATGAATCTCTTATTTCTCAGTATTGAAGAAAGTTTTTTTATAATTTTTGTAGCTATTCTTATATTTGGACCCAAAAAAATACCGGATATAGCTAGGGGAATGGGAGAAGGAATAAGATATTTAAGAAATGCTAAAAAAAAAATTCAGAATTCTATTCTTCAAAATAACATCAACAATACTAATGAAAAATCTTTTCTTTCTCAAGATGATCAAAAAGAAAATAATAAGTTTTCTATAAAACGAAAATAGAAGAATAATTCTAATCTAGAATATTACTTCTGTAATCTTTTATTATTGATTTGTCCATAAAAACTTTCCCCAAAATTTCCAGTGAATTTTTTCTCAAATAAGAATTTA from Blattabacterium cuenoti carries:
- a CDS encoding dihydrolipoamide acetyltransferase family protein; translation: MAEIISMPQLSDTMKEGTIIKWNKKVGDKVSEGDILAEIETDKATQDFEIDVSGILLFIGVKKGGTTRVNEPLAIIGEEGEDISFLLSKLKKNKTEKKIIEKNNKKEEKRIFISPLAKKMAKKIGIPIKKIKKGICEKGRITKKDIEIYQKTFDINVNNEDLSFLNKNNNNNNNNSSNQESTHYPHSSMRKRIATHLTNSKFTAPHYYLMIEINVGKMIQLRKNLNEKLTLEEKISFNDIIIKAVSHSLRNHPNINASWKEKEILCYSHINIGVAVSVKDGLIVPVIRNTDQKSLLQISKEIKDKVLRSKSKKIQPEEIENSTFTVSNLGMYGIEFFTSIINIPNSSILSVGAIIEKPIVKDSKIEIGHVMKVTLSCDHRIIDGTTGSSFLNSLKKLLEDPITILV
- the pdhA gene encoding pyruvate dehydrogenase (acetyl-transferring) E1 component subunit alpha translates to MKEITTVTYLKWFKDMSFWRKFEDKCRVLYLKQKIRGFLHLYNGQEAIPAGLTHAMDLSKDKIITAYRCHILPISMGVDPKEVMSELLGKDTGTSHGMGGSMHIFSKKYRFYGGHGIVGAQIPLGAGIAFADKYFNRDSVTITIMGDGAVRQGSLHETFNMSMIWKLPVVFICENNQYAMGTSVKRSTNIEEIYKIGGAYGMPSYPVDGMDPEKVAKKVFPAIERARRGDGPTFLEIKTYRYRGHSMSDSESYRSKKEIHFYKKKDPILKLKNIIIQNKWETIENLNSIEYEIKKEVETCVEFAEKSDPPSLEKMYNVVYNETNYPFLDNDPMSNKII
- a CDS encoding TerC family protein, which produces MILQNFLMNNDWIENSILDIMNHPIIVSISIVGNIFLIESILSIDNAAVLSSMILDLKVEDRKKALRYGLFGAYFFRGLCLFFTSKLIRIWWLKPLGGIYLIYIGVKYFFYQKFYKKNDRKNILPITSSFWKSIFFIEIMDLAFSIDNILAAVALSENLILIFLGVFTGILSMRWVTKIFVKLIEKKPFLKDSAFSVIFLLGIKLIFSFFYKKYFFIFERFFPFLTVMIFLFPIFMSYIFQKKTE
- a CDS encoding preprotein translocase subunit SecD, coding for MILLTIICLYYILSGTVFFSEEKEKNTSILSNSPSPNKKNKTLNLGLDLKGGISMTLEISEKDLLKKISKNYQNPIFLKALERTDKEKEKYPNIDYLSNFIDFFYKEKKKKKSNIDLSELFENRFHIHNNIEKFSSEDDYNSHRRSKKEIEKEIRKKIEDSIFTTYNILRSRIAKFGVTQPKIQRIKNSNKILIELSGIKDIDRIKNILQKKAELNFFEVCQLQEIDSYYEIINKIFSQKKKNILQKKIKKSNIKINLL
- a CDS encoding Mur ligase family protein, which encodes MNIRNLYKFYSISSGIETNSKKIKKNSIFFALKGKNFDGNQFAHEAISNGAMMSIVDNPIYSFSRYKNIFFVKNTLYFLQKLAKYHRLQIKNIPIIAITGSNGKTTTKELISAVLSKKYNFVHSTKDNLNNHIGIPLTILSMSKKTQISVIEIGANHEKEIKKMCSIINPDYGYITNFGKAHLEGFKNMKGVISGKLELYDFLKKKRKKFL
- a CDS encoding glutamate ligase domain-containing protein gives rise to the protein MNGDDSIQLTNSLGINRYIFSEKKNSDVKIKYSWNQRDLISVLYVKNIQIISKLIGNYNLYNIAAAITIGNYFQVPLKKIKKAIEEYVPNSYRSQIVEIKKIKIIMDCYNANPTSMKKSISYFNQIKGNKMAILGDMLELGFSSFKEHKKIVIELENSNINTVFLIGKIFFSITIKNSEKIKKFINKNIFKKWIQDYYSSSISNSTTHKIDLILIKGSRKNSLETLIDLI